From Vigna unguiculata cultivar IT97K-499-35 chromosome 5, ASM411807v1, whole genome shotgun sequence, the proteins below share one genomic window:
- the LOC114185382 gene encoding F-box/kelch-repeat protein At3g23880-like, translated as MNNHTLLLPPLEVIREILLRLPVKSLLRFKCVSKSWLSLISDPQFAISHYDLAATPTHRILMRSNDFYAQSIDTNAPFIDRGKGTLCLLRAVHLLLPPPFPPRIPDFFHFDDFRNQPHILGSCRGFILLYYERGDDLILWNPSIGVHKQLPHFQYDNITREFLYGFGYDPSKDDYLITIIPFSSSFSAENETHVFSFKTASWNSVLVNVPYSNPGNYLTFRAGSLFNETLHWLVLSKEKKVLVILAFDLVQKSFSEISLLDHLNTKKCQVCGLRVIGGCLGVCYSDEGSASTEIWVMKEYKVQSSWTKSIVVPTCDFSPICITKDGGIFGSDMRSLEKYNDKGELLQHRAYGVQEELFYCLNLQCAWYRESLLSLPTVIRNTSEDDHQQLIRKIRAANLTRIYS; from the exons ATGAACAACCacactcttcttcttcctcctctggAAGTGATCAGAGAAATTCTTCTGAGATTGCCCGTTAAATCCCTTTTGCGATTCAAGTGTGTTTCCAAGTCATGGCTTTCTCTCATTTCCGATCCCCAATTTGCCATTTCCCATTACGACCTAGCTGCCACACCCACTCATCGAATCCTTATGAGATCAAACGATTTTTATGCTCAATCCATTGACACAAACGCACCGTTTATAGATCGCGGAAAGGGTACACTGTGTTTGCTTCGTGCTGTGCATCTCCTTCTTCCCCCTCCTTTTCCCCCACGCATTCCCGATTTTTTTCACTTCGATGATTTTCGCAATCAGCCCCACATTTTGGGCTCATGCAGAGGGTTTATTCTCTTGTACTACGAGAGGGGCGATGATCTCATTCTGTGGAATCCCTCAATCGGTGTTCATAAACAATTACCACACTTTCAATATGATAACATAACCCGTGAGTTCCTCTATGGTTTTGGGTATGACCCATCTAAAGATGACTATTTGATTACCATTATTCCATTCTCGTCTTCGTTTTCTGCTGAAAATGAAACCCACGTTTTCTCCTTCAAAACTGCTTCTTGGAACAGTGTCCTTGTCAATGTTCCATACTCAAATCCTGGCAATTACCTTACATTCAGAGCTGGGTCACTGTTCAATGAGACCCTTCATTGGTTGGTTCTGTCCAAGGAGAAAAAGGTTCTTGTCATTCTCGCCTTTGATCTGGTACAAAAGAGTTTTTCAGAGATTTCTCTGTTGGATCATTTAAATACGAAAAAATGTCAAGTATGTGGTTTGAGGGTAATAGGAGGGTGTCTCGGTGTGTGTTACTCTGACGAAGGCAGTGCAAGTACTGAAATATGGGTGATGAAAGAATACAAAGTGCAGTCTTCTTGGACTAAGTCCATTGTTGTACCTACCTGTGACTTTTCCCCCATATGCATCACCAAAGATGGTGGAATTTTTGGATCGGATATGAGAAGTTTAGAGAAGTATAACGATAAAGGAGAGCTGCTACAGCATCGTGCATATGGTGTACAAGAAGAGTTATTCTACTGTCTCAATCTACAGTGTGCTTGGTATAGAGAGAGTTTACTGTCACTTCCCACTGTCATTCGGAATACAAGTGAAGATGACCATCAACAACTGATAAGAAAAATCAGG GCCGCAAATTTGACAAGAATATATAGTTAG
- the LOC114185383 gene encoding proline-rich extensin-like protein EPR1 produces the protein MSWFLVILFLSLTFGTTHSEASHNRKLPSAVVVGTVYCDTCFQQDFSMGNHFISGASVAVECKDRYGTTKPRFQKEVKTDEHGEFKVQLPFSVSKHVKSIKGCTVKLINSSEPYCAVASAATSSSLRLKSRKQGLHIFSAGFFSFKPLTQPNLCNQKPSNQNVKGLDSVKTMFPPKIDPSFPPPLQDPKTPGGLLPSVPGLPDLPPLLPPLPLLPPTLGISVSIPVPPGITNKSPKVQPLDQKTAAPNTFSFPPNPLFPPPTVPNPFQPPSLNPNPLQPPETSPVVPNPFQPPSSGTSPPLFPFPTVPGLTPSTSPPAFPVPFPPLFPPPGSVDTSSTFSKNASP, from the exons ATGTCTTGGTTCCTTGTAATACTATTTCTCAGTCTCACATTTGGTACAACTCATTCTGAGGCTAGCCATAACAGGAAGCTTCCCTCTGCTGTTGTGGTTGGCACTGTTTACTGTGACACATGCTTCCAACAGGATTTCTCCATGGGCAACCACTTCATTTCAG GTGCATCAGTTGCTGTAGAATGCAAAGATAGATATGGTACTACAAAGCCAAGGTTCCAGAAAGAAGTGAAGACAGATGAGCATGGAGAGTTCAAGGTACAGTTACCTTTCTCAGTGAGCAAACATGTGAAGAGCATCAAGGGATGCACTGTGAAATTGATAAATAGCAGTGAGCCTTATTGTGCTGTAGCCTCAGCAGCAACCTCTTCCTCACTGCGCCTCAAGTCCAGAAAGCAAGGATTACACATATTCTCAGCTGGCTTTTTCTCATTCAAGCCTCTTACACAGCCAAATCTCTGTAACCAAAAACCAAGCAATCAAAATGTAAAAGGACTTGATTCTGTGAAAACTATGTTTCCTCCAAAAATAGATCCATCGTTTCCTCCTCCACTTCAGGACCCAAAGACACCTGGTGGTCTCCTTCCTTCCGTTCCTGGATTACCTGACCTTCCACCATTATTGCCACCACTCCCTCTTTTGCCACCCACTTTAGGAATATCAGTGTCAATACCAGTTCCTCCAGGAATTACCAATAAGTCCCCAAAGGTTCAACCTTTGGATCAGAAAACAGCTGCCCCTAATACCTTCTCCTTTCCTCCTAACCCATTGTTTCCACCACCTACTGTACCAAACCCATTTCAGCCACCATCTCTAAATCCTAACCCATTACAGCCACCAGAAACATCACCAGTTGTTCCTAACCCATTTCAACCTCCCTCATCAGGAACATCACCACCACTGTTTCCTTTCCCAACAGTACCAGGCTTAACTCCATCCACATCACCACCAGCTTTTCCCGTTCCTTTTCCTCCACTATTCCCTCCACCTGGCAGCGTTGACACATCCTCCACTTTTTCAAAGAATGCTTCTCCTTAA
- the LOC114185144 gene encoding AUGMIN subunit 5, with the protein MQSAASSSPSSPEAILEWLHKEMGYRPLGTYAAGKSHLPSVESIRRICRGNMIPVWDFLVTRAKSEKTVRNIRRNITVHGGDGGGEAKEEVRGKGARKKERALIAGEGSETATTREAALQERDLAAKEVERLRNIVRRRRKDLRAKMLEVSREETERKRMLDERANYRHKQVMLETYDQQCDEAAKIFAEYHKRLYYYVNQAMESQRSGVDSSVEMANSFNAKSEKEAVYSTVKGSKSADDVILIETTREKNIRKACESLVAHMVEKIRNSFPAYEGSGIHLNPQAETAKLGFDYDGQIPDEVRTVIINCLKSPPQLLQAITAYTLRLKSLISREIEKIDVRADAETLRYKYENNIVMDVSSSDGSSPLQYQLYGNGKIGVDVPPGGSQNQLLDRQKAHVQQFLATEDALNKAAEARETCEKLMKRLHGSTDVSSRPIGIGSTSQNVGSLRQLELDVWAKEREVAGLKASLNTLMSEIQRLNKLCAERKEAEDSLKKKWKKIEEFDSRRSELETIYTALLKANMDAASFWSQQPLTAREYASSTIIPACAAVAEASNSAKDLIEKEVSAFSQSPDNSLYMLPSSPQALLEAMGASGPPGQEAVTNAEVSAAILTARAGARDPSAIPSICRVSAALQYPASLEGPDAALASVLQSLEFCLKLRGSEASVLEDLLKAINLVYIRRDLVQSGNALLNHAGFVQQEYERTTSFSLSLAAKQEKTIMEEWLPELKTAILSAQQSLEDCKYVGGLLDEWWEQPASTVVDWVTVDGQNVTAWHNHVKQLLAFYDKELL; encoded by the exons ATGCAGAGCGCAGCGTCGTCGTCGCCATCTTCGCCGGAGGCCATTCTAGAATGGCTACATAAAGAGATGGGATACCGTCCGCTAGGAACATACGCAGCTGGCAAGTCGCACCTGCCGTCCGTCGAGTCAATCCGCCGGATTTGCCGCGGGAATATGATTCCGGTCTGGGACTTCCTCGTCACGCGCGCCAAGTCTGAGAAGACGGTGCGGAACATTCGCCGGAACATCACCGTGCACGGCGGGGATGGCGGCGGCGAGGCGAAAGAGGAGGTCAGGGGGAAGGGCGCGAGGAAGAAGGAGAGGGCGCTCATCGCCGGCGAGGGTTCTGAGACTGCGACGACGAGAGAGGCGGCATTGCAGGAGCGGGATTTGGCGGCGAAGGAGGTGGAGAGGCTGAGGAACATTGTGAGGAGGCGGAGGAAGGATTTGAGGGCCAAGATGCTCGAGGTTTCCAGGGAGGAGACTGAGAGAAAGAGAATGCTTGATGAACGAGCCAATTACag GCATAAGCAAGTGATGTTGGAGACTTATGACCAACAGTGTGATGAGGCAGCAAAAATATTTGCTGAATATCATAAACGTCTCTATTACTATGTAAATCAAGCGATGGAATCTCAAAGATCAGGTGTGGATTCTTCTGTTGAAATGGCCAATAGTTTTAATGCCAAAAGTGAGAAGGAGGCTGTTTATTCTACAGTTAAGGGTAGTAAATCTGCAGATGATGTCATTCTCATTGAAACCACGAGGGAAAAGAATATTAGAAAGGCTTGTGAATCTCTTGtagctcatatggttgaaaAAATAAGGAATTCTTTTCCAGCTTACGAAGGAAGTGGCATTCATTTAAATCCTCAGGCAGAAACAGCAAAGTTGGGGTTTGACTATGATGGGCAAATTCCTGATGAGGTTAGAACTGTTATCATAAATTGCCTGAAGAGTCCTCCTCAATTGCTTCAGGCAATTACTGCATACACTTTGCGTCTGAAAAGTCTAATCTCCAGAGAAATAGAGAAAATTGATGTTAGAGCCGATGCAGAGACCTTGAG gtacaaatatgaaaataacatagTTATGGATGTTTCGTCATCTGATGGGAGCTCTCCTCTACAGTATCAACTTTATGGCAATGGAAAGATTGGGGTTGATGTGCCACCAGGAGGGAGTCAAAATCAGCTCCTTGATAGACAG AAAGCTCATGTTCAACAATTTTTGGCCACTGAAGATGCACTCAACAAGGCTGCAGAAGCAAGGGAAACCTGTGAGAAACTTATGAAACGTCTGCATGGAAGCACTGATGTTTCTTCACGCCCAATTGGTATTGGGAGTACATCCCAAAATGTTGGAAGTCTTAGACAACTTGAG CTAGATGTTTGGGCCAAGGAAAGAGAAGTTGCTGGTTTAAAGGCGAGCTTGAATACCTTGATGTCTGAAATACAACGCTTGAATAAGTTGTGTGCTGAGAGGAAAGAAGCTGAAGATTCtctaaaaaaaaagtggaaaaaGATTGAAGAGTTTGATTCTCGTAGATCAGAACTTGAGACCATATATACGGCACTCCTCAAAGCAAATATG GATGCTGCTTCATTTTGGAGTCAGCAACCATTAACTGCTAGGGAATATGCTTCAAGCACTATAATTCCAGCATGTGCTGCTGTTGCCGAAGCTTCAAATAGTGCAAAGGATCTCATTGAGAAAGaagtctctgcattttctcAAAGTCCAGATAATAGTCTCTACATGCTTCCTTCTTCTCCACAG GCACTGCTTGAGGCCATGGGCGCTAGTGGACCACCCGGACAGGAAGCGGTTACAAATGCAGAAGTAAGTGCAGCTATTTTGACAGCAAGAGCTGGTGCTCGGGATCCATCAGCAATTCCTTCAATATGTCGTGTTTCAGCTGCACTTCAGTATCCTGCTA GCTTGGAGGGTCCAGATGCTGCTCTAGCATCTGTGCTGCAGTCCCTGGAGTTCTGTTTGAAACTTCGTGGCTCTGAAGCTAGTGTGTTGGAAGATTTATTAAAGGCTATTAATCTTGTTTATATTAGACGAGATCTTGTTCAGAGCGGAAATGCCTTGTTGAATCATGCTGGCTTTGTTCAACAAGAATATGAAAG GACAACGAGTTTTTCTTTGAGTTTGGCTGCAAAACAGGAGAAAACTATCATGGAAGAATGGTTGCCTGAACTGAAGACTGCTATTTTGAGTGCTCAACAGAGCTTGGAAGATTGCAAATATGTCGGTGGATTG CTTGATGAGTGGTGGGAGCAACCAGCATCGACAGTTGTTGATTGGGTAACAGTGGATGGGCAAAATGTAACTGCCTGGCATAATCATGTGAAGCAGCTTCTCGCATTTTATGACAAGGAGCTATtgtaa
- the LOC114185000 gene encoding E3 ubiquitin-protein ligase At3g02290-like translates to MGSVCSCFNVNDVEDYLNPNNHVYRNCTCVSCFVQYFFTVYASIFRRGEVHAIPSSIQGAASMTSTASLDNSLSDIYRSPPRPLPYDADPRFFRSRREKGSSHLNEESDPLRGDADADTESLNLGGKRNHTSEDGSKEYRKSTVRLSSANLSTGAGVVYSSSEEEDVCPTCLEEYTEENPKIVTKCYHHYHLGCIYEWMERSENCPVCGKVMVFDETT, encoded by the exons aTGGGTTCAGTCTGTAGCTGTTTTAATGTTAATGACGTTGAAGATTATTTGAATCCAAATAATCATGTATACAGGAACTGTACGTGTGTCAGTTGTTTCGTACAGTACTTTTTTACTGTG TATGCCTCAATATTCCGTAGAGGGGAAGTGCATGCGATTCCTTCATCTATACAGGGTGCAGCATCTATGACTTCTACAGCTTCACTTGATAATTCTCTATCTGACATTTATCGTTCTCCTCCGAGGCCGTTGCCTTATGACGCGGACCCCAGGTTTTTCCGGTCAAGACGTGAGAAGGGTTCAAGTCATTTGAATGAAGAATCAGACCCTCTGAGAGGTGATGCAGATGCTGACACAGAATCTTTAAATTTGGGTGGCAAAAGGAATCATACCAGTGAAGATGGATCAAAGGAATACCGTAAGTCCACTGTGAGACTTTCATCAGCAAATCTTTCAACTGGAGCTGGGGTTGTCTATTCATCATCAGAAGAGGAGGATGTCTGTCCCACTTGTCTAGAAG AATACACTGAAGAGAATCCAAAGATAGTGACAAAATGCTATCATCATTATCACCTTGGTTGCATATATGAGTGGATGGAAAGAAGTGAGAACTGTCCTGTTTGTGGGAAG GTGATGGTATTCGATGAAACGACTTAA
- the LOC114185001 gene encoding uncharacterized protein LOC114185001, which produces MSGTSEKKLVRIDVSSDTVCPWCFVGKKNLDKAIAASNDKYNFEIIWHPFQLNPDAPKEGIDKREYYRRKFGSQSERMEARMLEVFKNVGLEYSLSGLTGNTMDSHRLIYFARQQGLDKQHDLVEELNIGYFTQGKYIGDHKFLLESAAKVGVQGAEEFLKDPNNGLREVEEELKTYSGNITGVPYYVINGNHKLSGGQPPEVFLRAFQVATT; this is translated from the exons ATGAGCGGGACTTCTGAAAAGAAACTTGTAAGAATTGATGTTAGTTCTGATACTGTGTGTCCATGGTGCTTTGTTGGCAAAAAAAACCTAGACAAGGCCATAGCTGCCTCCAATGATAAATACAACTTTGAG ATAATATGGCATCCCTTTCAACTTAACCCTGATGCCCCTAAAGAAGGCATTGACAAGAGGGAGTATTACAGAAGAAAGTTTGGATCCCAATCAGAACGGATGGAAGCTCGGATGTTAGAG GTGTTCAAGAATGTTGGTCTGGAATATAGTTTGTCTGGACTCAC GGGAAACACTATGGACAGCCACAGGCTTATATATTTTGCTAGACAGCAGGGCCTAGACAAGCAGCATGATCTAGTTGAAGAACTTAATATTGGCTATTTCACACAGGGAAAATACATTGGTGACCA TAAATTTCTTCTGGAATCTGCTGCAAAGGTTGGTGTACAAGGAGCAGAAGAGTTTCTTAAGGATCCCAACAATGGTTTGAGGGAg GTTGAGGAGGAGCTGAAAACATATTCAGGGAACATTACAGGGGTTCCATATTACGTG ATTAATGGAAATCACAAGTTGAGTGGTGGACAACCCCCTGAAGTCTTCTTGAGAGCTTTCCAGGTTGCTACAACTTGA